A window of the Lactuca sativa cultivar Salinas chromosome 7, Lsat_Salinas_v11, whole genome shotgun sequence genome harbors these coding sequences:
- the LOC111880715 gene encoding potassium channel KAT3 — protein sequence MSFSGNTTFLRCFKFDDFPTGKTTGLYSSDILPSLGANFNRSVSLRKYTVCPFDRRYRAWEMFLIILVVYSAWISPFDFGFLDDKEGTLRIFDNIVNGFFAIDIVLTFFVAYLDSQSYVLVDDHKKIALRYLSTWFIFDVSSTVPFRSLSLLCTDRKSEIGFQVLSMLRLWRLRRVSSLFARLEKDIRFNYFWIRCTKLISVTLFAVHCAGCFNYLIADRYPDPRKTWIGAVYPDFKTDSIWNRYVTSLYWSIVTLTTTGYGDFHAENAREMLFDIFYMLFNLGLTAYIIGNMTNLVVHWTGHTRDFRDKVSAASEFAKRNHLPPQIKDQILSHICLDYKTEGLKQQDTLNCLPKAIRASISRHLFYPIVQNVHLFRGVSHECLFQLVSEMEAEYFPSKEVVILQNETPTNLYILVTGAVDIIAHNEGQDQVVGKAVSGEMFGETGVLYNTPQPFTFQTTEISQILRMEGSALLRIIHTNTQDGFIIMNNFYMKLKGLESFGHANQALVSSEWSKVENSSTDLHNYTSDIDYIDSDDIKNQQQMNNFRQNKKEMNVKVNLPAEEGQTALHVAVKKGHLEMVRLLLEGGANVNKPDLRGCTPKTLAQQQGNKSIYNLLISHENKRSEHKIEFVEPETINTTTYLHTINRDPSCSTSSSEPTASSSTSTSQKIKKSMRRVTIHAKFKMKKTSGNQLPKLIILPDSLEELLIFAGQKFGGCNFVKVVNSENAEVDDLSVIRDGDHLFLLSNDCECRDDYNVT from the exons ATGTCATTTTCCGGCAACACCACCTTCCTACGATGCTTCAAGTTCGACGATTTCCCAACCGGAAAAACCACCGGTTTATACTCCAGCGATATCCTCCCGTCTCTCGGAGCCAATTTTAACCGCTCAGTTTCACTACGGAAATACACAGTTTGCCCTTTCGATAGACGTTACAG GGCCTGGGAGATGTTTCTGATTATTTTGGTAGTTTATTCGGCTTGGATTTCGCCATTTGACTTCGGGTTTCTTGACGATAAAGAAGGCACCCTACGGATCTTTGACAACATTGTCAATGGCTTCTTTGCCATTGATATTGTTTTAACCTTCTTCGTGGCGTACCTCGATTCTCAGTCTTATGTTCTTGTTGATGATCACAAGAAAATAGCATTAAG GTACCTATCAACATGGTTCATTTTCGATGTTAGCTCAACTGTGCCATTTCGATCTCTTAGCCTCCTTTGCACAGATCGTAAAAGTGAGATTGGGTTCCAAGTACTCAGCATGCTTAGATTATGGCGTCTTAGAAGAGTTAGCTCTCTTTTCGCAAG GCTTGAGAAGGATATCCGCTTCAACTATTTTTGGATCCGTTGCACAAAGCTAATCTCG GTGACTCTCTTCGCAGTTCACTGTGCGGGATGCTTTAACTATTTGATAGCGGATAGATATCCGGACCCACGTAAAACTTGGATCGGTGCGGTTTATCCGGATTTCAAAACAGATAGTATTTGGAACAGGTATGTGACGTCACTGTATTGGTCAATTGTAACTTTGACCACAACTGGTTATGGAGACTTCCATGCTGAGAATGCAAGAGAGATGTTGTTCGATATTTTCTATATGTTGTTCAACTTGGGATTAACAGCTTACATCATCGGGAACATGACCAATCTTGTCGTTCATTGGACTGGCCACACCAGAGATTTT AGGGATAAGGTGAGTGCTGCTTCAGAATTTGCAAAACGGAATCATCTTCCTCCACAGATAAAAGATCAAATATTATCTCACATATGTTTGGATTATAAAACGGAGGGATTAAAACAGCAAGACACTTTAAACTGTTTGCCAAAAGCAATCCGTGCAAGCATTTCACGCCATCTTTTTTACCCAATTGTGCAAAACGTTCATTTGTTTCGTGGTGTTTCCCATGAGTGCCTTTTCCAGCTG GTTTCTGAAATGGAGGCGGAGTACTTTCCATCAAAGGAAGTTGTGATTCTACAAAACGAGACTCCAACGAATTTGTACATACTGGTTACAGGAGCAGTG GATATAATTGCACATAATGAAGGCCAAGATCAG GTGGTAGGAAAGGCTGTGTCAGGAGAAATGTTTGGTGAAACTGGAGTTTTATACAATACGCCTCAGCCATTCACATTCCAGACAACTGAGATTTCTCAGATACTACGGATGGAGGGTTCTGCATTACTCAGGATTATTCACACAAATACACAAGATGGATTCATCATCATGAACAATTTTTACATG AAACTAAAAGGCCTGGAAAGCTTTGGACATGCTAATCAAGCTTTGGTTTCTAGCGAGTGGTCAAAAGTGGAGAATTCTTccactgatttacataattatACAAGTGATATAGACTATATAGATTCAGATGATATAAAAAACCAACAACAGATGAACAATTTTAGACAAAATAAGAAGGAAATGAATGTGAAAGTCAATTTACCAGCAGAAGAAGGTCAAACGGCTCTTCATGTTGCTGTGAAGAAAGGGCATTTAGAAATGGTGAGACTTCTTCTAGAAGGAGGGGCAAATGTGAACAAGCCGGATTTACGAGGGTGCACACCGAAAACTTTAGCTCAACAGCAAGGAAACAAAAGCATATATAACCTCTTAATAAGCCATGAAAATAAAAGAAGCGAACACAAAATAGAATTTGTGGAGCCCGAAACAATAAATACTACAACATACTTACATACAATAAACCGGGACCCGAGTTGTTCCACCTCATCTTCAGAGCCTACAGCAAGCAGTTCCACTTCCACCAGTCaaaaaatcaaaaagtcaatgagAAGGGTGACTATTCATGCAAAGTTTAAGATGAAAAAAACATCAGGAAATCAGCTTCCAAAGCTCATAATCTTACCAGATTCGTTAGAAGAATTGTTGATCTTTGCAG GTCAAAAGTTTGGAGGGTGTAATTTTGTGAAAGTTGTCAACTCGGAGAATGCAGAAGTAGATGATTTGAGTGTAATAAGAGATGGGGATCACTTGTTTCTCCTTTCAAATGATTGTGAATGTAGGGATGATTATAATGTGACTTAG